In Enterobacter cloacae, the following are encoded in one genomic region:
- a CDS encoding membrane protein, with translation MVVISAYFSGSETGMMTLNRYRLRHRAKQGNRAARRVEKLLRKPDRLISLVLIGNNLVNILASALGTIVGMRLYGNAGVAIATGVLTFVVLVFAEVLPKTIAALYPEKVAYPSSFLLAPLQILMMPLVWLLNMVTRLLMRMVGIKADVTISSALSKDELRTIVNESRSQISRRNQDMLLSVLDLEKVSVDDIMVPRNEIVGIDINDDWKAIVRQLTHSPHGRIVLYRDSLDDTISMLRVREAYRLMTEKKEFTKEVMLRAADEIYYVPEGTPLSTQLVKFQRNKKKVGLVVDEYGDIQGLVTVEDILEEIVGDFTTSMSPSLAEEVTPQNDGSVLIDGSANIRELNKAFNWHLPEDEARTMNGMILEALEEIPAAGTRVRIDQYDIDILDVQDNMIKQVKILPVKPIRESISE, from the coding sequence ATGGTGGTCATCTCCGCCTATTTCTCTGGTTCAGAAACCGGCATGATGACCTTAAACCGTTACCGGTTACGTCATCGTGCGAAGCAGGGTAACCGTGCCGCGCGTCGCGTTGAAAAATTACTCCGAAAACCGGATCGCCTGATTAGCCTGGTGCTTATCGGTAACAACCTCGTCAATATTCTCGCCTCTGCACTGGGTACCATCGTTGGGATGCGCCTGTATGGTAATGCGGGCGTCGCCATCGCCACCGGTGTACTGACGTTTGTGGTGCTGGTATTTGCTGAAGTACTCCCAAAAACCATCGCCGCGCTTTACCCTGAAAAAGTCGCCTACCCGAGCAGCTTCCTGCTTGCGCCACTGCAAATCCTGATGATGCCGCTGGTATGGCTCCTGAATATGGTTACCCGCTTACTGATGCGTATGGTGGGAATCAAAGCCGATGTCACCATCAGCAGTGCGCTCAGTAAAGACGAGCTGCGCACTATCGTGAACGAATCCCGCTCGCAAATATCCCGTCGTAACCAGGACATGCTGCTCTCGGTGCTGGATCTGGAAAAGGTCAGCGTTGACGACATCATGGTACCGCGCAATGAAATCGTCGGGATTGACATCAACGACGACTGGAAAGCCATCGTTCGCCAGCTGACGCACTCGCCGCACGGGCGTATCGTGCTCTATCGTGACTCACTGGACGACACCATCAGCATGCTGCGCGTGCGCGAGGCCTATCGCCTGATGACCGAGAAAAAAGAGTTCACAAAAGAGGTGATGCTGCGCGCCGCAGACGAAATTTACTACGTACCGGAAGGAACGCCACTCAGCACGCAACTGGTGAAGTTTCAGCGTAATAAGAAGAAAGTCGGGCTGGTAGTGGATGAGTACGGCGACATTCAGGGACTGGTGACGGTCGAAGATATTCTGGAAGAGATTGTCGGGGACTTTACGACATCAATGTCACCTTCCCTTGCTGAAGAAGTCACTCCGCAAAATGACGGCTCCGTGCTGATCGACGGTAGCGCCAATATTCGTGAACTTAATAAAGCCTTTAACTGGCATCTGCCGGAAGACGAGGCTCGCACCATGAACGGGATGATTCTGGAAGCACTGGAAGAGATCCCGGCAGCGGGCACGCGGGTACGAATTGATCAATACGATATTGATATCCTGGACGTGCAGGACAATATGATTAAGCAGGTGAAAATTCTGCCCGTTAAGCCGATTCGGGAAAGTATTTCTGAGTAG
- a CDS encoding inner membrane protein YpjD, giving the protein MQRLEQASRNVILLLFLIKTTADAYMPVFALIALVAYSVSLALIIPGLLQKNSGWRRMAILSAVIALISHAFALESRIIPGDGSVQNLSVLNVGSLVSLMICTVMTIVASKNRGWLLLPIVYTFALINLALATFMPNEFITHLEATPGMLVHIGLSLFAYATLIIAALYAMQLAWIDYQLKNKKLAFNHEMPPLMVIERKMFHITQVGVVLLTLTLCTGLFYMKNLFSVENIDKAVLSIVAWFVYIVLLWGHYHEGWRGRRVVWFNVAGAGILTLAYFGSRFIQQFAG; this is encoded by the coding sequence ATGCAACGGTTGGAGCAGGCGTCACGTAACGTTATACTGCTTCTCTTTCTTATTAAGACAACTGCCGACGCCTATATGCCTGTTTTCGCACTGATCGCCCTTGTTGCCTATTCTGTCAGCCTCGCGCTGATCATTCCCGGCCTGCTGCAAAAAAACAGCGGCTGGCGGCGCATGGCTATTCTTTCGGCGGTGATCGCACTAATCAGCCACGCTTTTGCACTGGAATCACGCATTATTCCTGGTGACGGTAGCGTACAAAACCTGAGCGTGCTGAACGTCGGTTCGCTGGTCAGCCTGATGATCTGCACGGTGATGACCATTGTTGCGTCTAAAAATCGTGGCTGGCTGCTGCTGCCGATTGTCTACACCTTCGCGTTGATCAATCTGGCCTTAGCCACCTTTATGCCCAATGAGTTCATCACCCACCTGGAAGCCACACCGGGCATGCTGGTGCATATTGGTCTGTCGCTGTTCGCTTACGCGACGCTGATCATTGCCGCGCTCTACGCCATGCAGCTCGCCTGGATTGACTACCAGCTGAAAAACAAAAAGCTGGCGTTCAACCATGAGATGCCGCCGCTGATGGTCATTGAGCGTAAGATGTTCCACATTACGCAGGTTGGTGTTGTTCTGCTGACGTTAACACTCTGCACTGGCCTGTTTTATATGAAAAACCTGTTCAGCGTGGAGAATATCGACAAAGCGGTTCTCTCCATCGTCGCGTGGTTTGTCTATATTGTCCTGTTATGGGGCCATTATCATGAAGGCTGGCGCGGTCGTCGCGTGGTCTGGTTTAACGTTGCGGGCGCAGGCATTCTCACCCTTGCCTATTTTGGCAGCCGCTTTATACAGCAATTTGCTGGCTAA
- the grpE gene encoding protein GrpE, translated as MSSKEQKTPEGQAPEEIITEQHDEVEALEPDASAEQVDPRDEKIANLEAQLVEAQNREREGVLRIKAEMENLRRRTEMDVEKAHKFALEKFVNELLPVVDSLDRALEVADKANPDNAAMIEGIELTLKSMLDVVRKFGVEVIADTNVPLDPNVHQAIAMVESEDVTAGNVLGVMQKGYTLNGRTIRAAMVTVAKAKA; from the coding sequence ATGAGTAGTAAAGAACAGAAAACGCCTGAGGGGCAAGCCCCTGAAGAAATTATCACGGAACAGCACGATGAAGTTGAGGCGTTAGAGCCAGACGCATCTGCTGAGCAGGTGGACCCGCGCGATGAAAAAATTGCGAATCTGGAAGCCCAGTTGGTAGAAGCACAGAATCGTGAGCGCGAAGGTGTGCTGCGCATCAAAGCGGAAATGGAAAACCTGCGCCGCCGTACTGAGATGGACGTTGAAAAAGCGCATAAATTTGCGCTGGAGAAATTCGTCAACGAACTGCTGCCGGTAGTGGATAGCCTGGATCGCGCGCTGGAAGTGGCTGACAAAGCTAACCCGGACAACGCGGCAATGATTGAAGGCATCGAACTGACGCTGAAATCTATGCTTGATGTGGTGCGCAAGTTTGGCGTGGAAGTGATTGCCGATACCAACGTGCCGCTGGATCCAAACGTTCACCAGGCGATTGCGATGGTGGAATCAGAAGACGTTACCGCAGGTAATGTGCTGGGCGTGATGCAGAAAGGTTATACCCTGAACGGCCGTACCATTCGTGCTGCAATGGTGACCGTGGCGAAAGCGAAAGCGTAA